One window of bacterium genomic DNA carries:
- the trpC gene encoding indole-3-glycerol phosphate synthase TrpC produces the protein MSILEKIVQVKREDTVNNREYYDLLKRDFAYKKVKNTGFFYSSIQKPGLSIIAEYKRSSPSEGVISQKKSPAQQAGYYRTGGASAVSVLTDMAFFNGSNEDLLAVKSSVSLPVLRKDFIIDEGQIYESFFLGADAVLLIAEILDYEQLKDFLRIINEAGMDALVEVISAGELDKALKAGAQIIGINNRNLETFEIDMNLALFLKDKVPEGILTVSESGITEKCQFQAVREMGFNGVLIGTSLMRSSNPAEYLLHLSSREE, from the coding sequence GTGTCAATTTTAGAGAAGATAGTACAGGTTAAAAGGGAAGATACTGTAAATAACAGAGAATATTATGACCTGTTGAAAAGAGATTTTGCATATAAAAAAGTTAAAAATACCGGTTTTTTTTACAGTTCTATTCAAAAACCGGGGTTAAGCATCATTGCGGAATACAAAAGAAGCTCTCCGTCTGAAGGAGTTATCTCACAGAAAAAATCTCCTGCACAGCAGGCTGGATATTACAGGACAGGAGGTGCGAGTGCAGTATCTGTACTGACAGACATGGCCTTTTTTAACGGGTCGAATGAGGATCTGCTGGCAGTAAAATCATCTGTATCACTCCCTGTTCTAAGAAAGGATTTTATTATTGATGAGGGACAGATATACGAATCATTTTTTCTTGGAGCTGATGCTGTACTTCTTATAGCGGAAATTCTTGATTATGAACAGCTAAAAGATTTTCTCCGCATAATAAATGAGGCGGGCATGGATGCACTTGTAGAGGTGATATCTGCAGGAGAACTTGATAAAGCATTAAAAGCGGGGGCACAGATAATAGGAATCAACAATAGAAATCTTGAAACTTTTGAGATAGACATGAATCTTGCTCTTTTCCTTAAAGATAAAGTGCCTGAGGGAATCCTGACTGTAAGTGAGAGCGGAATTACCGAAAAATGCCAATTTCAGGCTGTACGGGAAATGGGTTTTAACGGTGTCCTGATAGGGACTTCTCTCATGCGGTCTTCAAATCCTGCTGAATATCTTTTACATCTTTCAAGCCGGGAGGAATAA
- the trpB gene encoding tryptophan synthase subunit beta, whose amino-acid sequence MQFDVDEKGRWGGFGGMYVPETVMGALQELSLFYSKCLKDSVFKNRLDELLKDYVGRPTPLYFAGNLTDFAGGAKIFLKREDLAHTGAHKINNSMGQVLLAKEMGKSRVIAETGAGQHGVATATACALFGIDCTVYMGEEDVIRQQSNVMRMKMLGSEVRVVESGSKTLKDAVNEAMRDWVANVESTYYCIGSVVGPHPYPLIVGDFQSVIGKEAREQILNAEGSLPDELIACVGGGSNAAGFFNAFLNDDVPLTGVEAGGYGSGPGEHGASLCLGSVGVLHGAKTYILQNDDGQIIESHSVSAGLDYPGVGPEHAYLKDTGRAKYCFVRDREAVDAAVLTTRKEGILPALESSHALAYAFKRAGQMEKDQTIIVNLSGRGDKDLNTLEGLI is encoded by the coding sequence ATGCAGTTTGATGTAGATGAAAAAGGAAGATGGGGCGGTTTCGGAGGCATGTATGTACCTGAAACAGTGATGGGTGCTCTTCAGGAACTCTCTCTGTTCTATTCAAAATGTTTAAAAGATTCTGTCTTTAAAAACAGGCTGGATGAGTTGCTTAAAGATTATGTAGGCAGGCCCACGCCTCTGTATTTTGCAGGTAATTTAACTGATTTTGCAGGAGGCGCGAAAATTTTTCTCAAAAGAGAAGATCTTGCTCATACCGGAGCTCATAAAATCAACAACAGCATGGGACAGGTACTGCTTGCAAAAGAGATGGGAAAGAGCCGTGTTATTGCTGAGACAGGAGCAGGCCAGCATGGTGTCGCGACAGCAACCGCGTGTGCACTTTTTGGAATAGATTGTACAGTTTACATGGGCGAGGAAGATGTGATAAGGCAGCAATCTAATGTGATGAGAATGAAGATGTTGGGATCTGAAGTCAGAGTCGTTGAGAGCGGATCAAAGACTTTGAAAGATGCAGTTAATGAAGCAATGAGAGACTGGGTTGCAAATGTGGAATCAACCTACTACTGCATCGGATCTGTAGTCGGCCCGCATCCCTATCCTCTCATTGTCGGAGATTTTCAGTCTGTTATCGGTAAGGAGGCAAGGGAGCAGATACTCAATGCTGAGGGCAGCCTGCCTGATGAACTGATTGCGTGTGTGGGGGGAGGGAGCAATGCTGCAGGATTTTTCAACGCCTTTCTCAATGATGATGTTCCTTTAACAGGTGTGGAGGCCGGAGGATACGGTTCAGGGCCGGGGGAACATGGGGCATCCCTGTGCCTCGGAAGTGTGGGAGTGCTTCACGGTGCAAAGACCTATATTCTGCAGAATGATGACGGCCAGATAATCGAATCTCACTCTGTTTCAGCAGGCCTTGATTACCCCGGAGTGGGCCCGGAACATGCTTATTTAAAAGATACGGGAAGGGCAAAGTACTGTTTTGTAAGAGACCGTGAGGCTGTTGATGCTGCGGTTTTAACCACAAGGAAAGAGGGGATTCTGCCTGCGCTGGAGAGCAGCCATGCTCTCGCCTATGCCTTTAAGAGAGCAGGGCAGATGGAGAAAGATCAAACTATTATTGTCAATCTTTCCGGCAGAGGAGACAAGGATCTTAATACTCTTGAGGGATTAATATGA
- a CDS encoding winged helix-turn-helix domain-containing protein codes for MGLWFAAHRRECKENNIRYGFKTLSSGFLVTFYRPVTDKETADEKTVGKTVGKILEEIEQNPSITRKELSVQTGLSVRGVEWNLNKLKKEGIIKRIGPAKGGHWEITENNYD; via the coding sequence CTGGGGCTCTGGTTTGCAGCGCATAGACGCGAATGTAAAGAAAACAATATCCGCTATGGTTTTAAAACACTGAGCAGCGGATTTCTGGTAACCTTTTACCGCCCTGTGACGGATAAAGAAACTGCTGATGAGAAAACTGTGGGGAAAACTGTGGGGAAAATTTTAGAGGAGATTGAGCAAAATCCATCAATAACCCGCAAAGAACTAAGCGTTCAGACAGGGTTATCCGTTAGGGGGGTTGAATGGAATCTGAATAAACTTAAAAAAGAGGGAATTATCAAACGCATCGGGCCCGCAAAGGGCGGTCATTGGGAAATAACTGAAAATAATTATGATTGA
- a CDS encoding ATP-binding protein, translated as MVVIFFLRSKECFGEIENTVKFIENENTELKKSTGELKKGIISIAAILNKHGKGELYFGVKNNGKLIGQKVSEKTLRDISQAISSHIEPKILTAGALVCSA; from the coding sequence ATGGTTGTAATCTTTTTTCTAAGAAGTAAAGAATGTTTTGGAGAAATTGAGAATACAGTGAAGTTTATCGAAAATGAAAATACAGAACTCAAAAAATCAACCGGCGAGTTAAAAAAAGGTATTATTTCCATTGCCGCTATTTTGAACAAACACGGAAAAGGCGAATTATACTTCGGGGTTAAAAACAACGGCAAACTTATCGGACAAAAGGTAAGCGAAAAAACTTTACGGGATATTTCGCAAGCAATAAGCAGCCATATAGAGCCAAAAATATTGACCGCTGGGGCTCTGGTTTGCAGCGCATAG
- the trpA gene encoding tryptophan synthase subunit alpha → MKIKEKFESLKEKNEAALICFYTAGFPDFSTSMRNIRVLAENGADIIEVGIPFSDPIADGVVIQKASVQALKNRISLMKIIEGISKLNITVPVVFMSYLNPVLKFSLKEFFKHAEESGIAGIIFPDLPAEESEEIRFFADERDIDTIFLVSPASSAERIKMNATISRGFIYCVSVSGVTGMRSSLSEQARPLIRRVSQVTDTPAALGFGISTPVHVREASGIADGVIVGSKIIDEVMNGGDLKLLVRELKDATIR, encoded by the coding sequence ATGAAAATAAAAGAAAAATTTGAATCTTTGAAAGAGAAGAACGAAGCTGCACTAATCTGCTTTTATACTGCAGGATTCCCTGATTTTAGTACATCAATGAGAAATATTCGGGTTCTTGCGGAAAATGGTGCAGACATAATTGAAGTCGGAATCCCGTTTTCTGATCCGATTGCAGACGGAGTCGTAATTCAGAAAGCTTCGGTTCAGGCTCTGAAAAACCGGATAAGCCTGATGAAAATTATAGAAGGTATTTCAAAATTGAATATTACGGTGCCTGTGGTTTTTATGAGCTACCTTAATCCGGTTTTAAAATTTTCTTTAAAGGAATTTTTCAAGCATGCTGAAGAATCGGGAATTGCAGGCATAATCTTCCCTGACCTGCCTGCTGAAGAGTCGGAAGAAATACGTTTTTTTGCTGATGAGAGGGATATTGATACAATTTTTCTTGTATCGCCCGCATCATCCGCAGAAAGAATAAAAATGAACGCTACGATCTCCAGGGGATTTATTTACTGTGTTAGTGTTTCCGGTGTTACTGGAATGCGTTCAAGCCTGTCAGAGCAGGCCCGTCCTTTAATACGCAGAGTATCACAAGTAACAGATACACCTGCTGCATTGGGATTTGGGATTTCCACTCCAGTGCATGTAAGAGAAGCATCGGGAATTGCTGATGGAGTAATTGTGGGTTCTAAAATTATTGACGAAGTCATGAATGGCGGTGACCTGAAATTATTGGTCAGGGAGCTTAAAGATGCAACTATTCGATAA
- the trpD gene encoding anthranilate phosphoribosyltransferase, with the protein MMSIKKAIQKVAEQEHLSVAEARSAAEEIMSGTACDAEIAGLLMGLKLKGETAEEVEGFARVMREKSTKVVCRKNTLVDTCGTGGDGLNTFNVSTVAGIVAAGAGCRVAKHGNRSVSSSCGSADILQSLGVNIDISPETMAESIDQANFGFLFAPRLHSAMKYAMNTRKALGVRTIFNMLGPVTNPAGVKRQLIGVYSDDIAFVIAETLKKLGSEHVVIVHSRDGLDEISVSSLTNVVELKDGEIFSREIKPSDFGFSDASLNDLKGEGPEKNAEIALSILNGEKGARRDFVLINAGAVIYVSGHAESVREGILMAEDSIDSGKAIKVLNDLKKITNTNQR; encoded by the coding sequence ATTATGAGTATTAAAAAAGCAATTCAAAAAGTAGCGGAGCAGGAGCACCTTTCTGTGGCAGAAGCAAGGTCTGCTGCAGAGGAAATTATGAGCGGAACTGCCTGTGATGCTGAAATTGCCGGCCTTCTGATGGGGCTGAAACTTAAAGGAGAGACTGCAGAAGAGGTGGAAGGCTTTGCGCGTGTTATGCGGGAAAAGTCGACAAAAGTGGTATGCAGAAAAAACACTCTTGTAGATACCTGCGGTACAGGCGGAGACGGGCTGAATACTTTTAATGTGTCAACTGTTGCTGGAATTGTTGCTGCAGGTGCAGGATGCAGGGTTGCAAAACATGGCAACAGGTCTGTATCAAGCAGCTGCGGGAGCGCAGACATACTTCAATCCCTTGGTGTAAACATTGATATAAGCCCTGAAACAATGGCAGAAAGCATTGACCAGGCAAATTTCGGGTTCCTGTTTGCACCGAGACTTCACTCCGCAATGAAGTATGCAATGAATACACGGAAAGCTCTCGGAGTACGGACAATTTTTAATATGCTGGGGCCGGTCACAAATCCTGCAGGAGTAAAGCGGCAGCTTATAGGCGTGTATTCGGATGATATTGCTTTTGTTATTGCCGAGACCTTAAAGAAATTAGGGTCCGAACATGTGGTGATTGTGCACAGCAGAGATGGCCTTGATGAAATTTCTGTCTCATCATTGACAAATGTTGTTGAATTAAAAGACGGAGAAATATTCAGCAGGGAGATAAAACCCTCGGATTTTGGATTCAGCGATGCATCCCTTAATGATTTAAAGGGCGAAGGGCCGGAAAAGAATGCAGAGATTGCACTTTCAATCTTGAACGGAGAAAAAGGCGCAAGGAGGGATTTTGTTCTTATTAATGCAGGTGCTGTTATTTATGTATCAGGGCATGCGGAATCCGTAAGAGAAGGAATTTTAATGGCTGAAGACTCAATTGATTCAGGAAAAGCAATAAAGGTTCTCAATGATCTCAAAAAAATTACAAATACAAATCAGAGGTAA
- a CDS encoding anthranilate synthase component I family protein: MLVNFKINLPFILDLETSFDPLLIFKNLYSEDDYAVLYESMDSLGARGRFSFIAGNPVMVLQSADNGTIVRSKEGSSFEKEETFSLLRSIVKSGPDVRGEEPFLGGALGYIGYNAAGKFDKINTSNSKIKEFPDILFLIPGDIIVVDHVRKTGKIVVYGENRRERAEKIRQRLVLLPGKKENKLNEGFQQTGLPDFKANTTRDEFCEMAKKAKEYIIAGDIFQVVISQQFEFELKTSPLTLYNALRFTNPAPYLYFLKLKDFTVLGSSPEMLVEIRNGIATTRPLAGTRPRGNNPEEDKKMKMQLMLDEKEKAEHIMLVDLARNDLGRVCVPGTVRVDSLLKVEKFSKVMHLVSNVTGQVKNDTDSFDVVKACFPAGTVSGAPKIRAMEIIDELEKADRGVYAGAIGYFGFDGNSETCIGIRMIVLKGDKGVVQAGAGIVADSVPEREYDETINKARAVLQAAALAGSKNDFSD, encoded by the coding sequence ATGTTGGTAAATTTTAAAATAAATTTGCCGTTTATCCTGGATTTGGAAACCTCTTTTGATCCGCTTCTTATTTTTAAGAATTTGTATTCAGAGGATGATTACGCTGTTTTGTACGAATCCATGGATTCCCTCGGCGCAAGGGGCAGGTTTTCATTTATTGCAGGAAACCCTGTGATGGTTCTTCAATCCGCAGATAACGGGACAATTGTCAGATCAAAGGAAGGTTCCTCTTTTGAAAAGGAAGAAACATTTTCACTTTTGCGCAGCATTGTAAAATCCGGTCCTGATGTTCGTGGAGAAGAGCCGTTTTTGGGAGGAGCTCTCGGATACATCGGTTACAATGCAGCAGGGAAATTTGATAAGATCAATACGTCAAACTCCAAAATTAAAGAATTTCCCGATATTCTTTTTTTAATTCCCGGCGATATTATAGTTGTGGATCATGTCAGAAAAACCGGTAAAATAGTTGTTTACGGAGAAAACAGGAGAGAAAGAGCTGAAAAAATAAGGCAGAGACTTGTCCTTCTGCCCGGGAAAAAGGAAAACAAGCTTAATGAAGGTTTTCAACAAACCGGCCTGCCTGATTTTAAGGCAAATACGACCAGAGATGAATTCTGTGAGATGGCAAAAAAGGCAAAAGAGTACATTATTGCAGGTGACATTTTCCAGGTTGTAATATCACAGCAATTTGAGTTTGAGCTGAAAACATCCCCTTTAACACTCTATAATGCGCTGCGTTTTACTAATCCCGCACCTTATCTTTACTTCCTTAAACTTAAAGATTTTACAGTTCTGGGGTCCTCTCCTGAGATGCTTGTGGAAATTAGAAACGGTATTGCAACAACGAGGCCGCTTGCAGGAACGAGGCCGAGGGGAAATAACCCGGAAGAAGATAAAAAGATGAAAATGCAGCTTATGCTGGATGAAAAAGAGAAAGCTGAGCATATAATGCTTGTCGATCTGGCCAGGAATGATCTCGGAAGGGTCTGTGTTCCCGGTACGGTTAGAGTGGACAGCCTTCTTAAAGTAGAAAAATTTTCCAAAGTTATGCATCTTGTTTCAAATGTTACAGGGCAGGTTAAAAATGATACAGACAGCTTTGATGTTGTTAAGGCATGCTTTCCTGCAGGTACTGTTTCGGGCGCTCCGAAAATCAGAGCTATGGAGATTATTGATGAGCTGGAAAAAGCTGACAGAGGAGTTTATGCAGGTGCAATAGGTTATTTTGGCTTTGACGGAAACAGCGAGACCTGCATAGGTATCCGCATGATAGTATTAAAAGGAGATAAGGGTGTTGTACAGGCAGGAGCAGGTATTGTTGCTGATTCTGTTCCTGAACGGGAGTATGACGAAACAATTAATAAGGCAAGGGCTGTTCTGCAGGCCGCGGCTCTTGCAGGGAGTAAAAATGATTTTAGTGATTGA
- a CDS encoding phosphoribosylanthranilate isomerase — MMRSTSVPRVKICGITNLEDAMEAVCFGADALGFVFAPSQRKIDVLKARDIIQKLPPFVASVGVFMNQSLDFVKKTAAVSGIDAVQLHGEEDANFIKDIEIPVIKRIKILDTDTVGKVKDTAARIKVAGYILDPGCGDGDQFKWLNFRELPKQYPIIIAGGLTPENVKKAVNIIKPFGVDVSSGVEKSLGIKDHEKIKKFIMEAKCSLM; from the coding sequence ATGATGAGGTCTACGAGCGTACCAAGAGTAAAAATTTGTGGAATTACAAATCTTGAGGATGCAATGGAAGCAGTTTGTTTTGGTGCAGATGCTTTGGGGTTTGTATTTGCTCCCTCTCAGAGAAAAATAGATGTTTTAAAAGCGAGAGATATCATTCAGAAGCTTCCGCCGTTTGTAGCCAGTGTGGGTGTTTTTATGAACCAGAGTTTAGACTTTGTTAAAAAAACTGCGGCTGTTTCCGGCATTGATGCTGTGCAGCTTCACGGCGAAGAGGACGCAAATTTTATAAAAGATATTGAAATACCTGTAATTAAGAGAATAAAAATTTTAGATACGGATACAGTAGGGAAAGTAAAGGATACTGCGGCCAGGATAAAAGTTGCAGGTTATATTCTGGACCCCGGATGCGGTGACGGAGATCAGTTTAAGTGGTTGAATTTCAGAGAACTGCCGAAACAGTATCCAATAATTATTGCCGGAGGATTGACTCCGGAAAATGTTAAAAAAGCTGTAAATATTATAAAACCTTTCGGGGTTGATGTCTCTTCAGGAGTTGAAAAATCCTTGGGCATTAAGGATCATGAAAAAATAAAAAAGTTCATAATGGAGGCGAAATGCAGTTTGATGTAG
- a CDS encoding T9SS type A sorting domain-containing protein encodes TCIAYNSSYIDLSFVHYQKISADSLPNHSVAIVGWDDSKKTQATVLGAWLVKNSWGTGWGIEGYFWISYFDKWAGHHPEMGAVSFYNVEPMEYDNVYYHDYHGWRDTLTYISEGFNKFYLKGDEELRAVSFFTAADTVNYVARIYLKFNGTSLQNLASEISGTIDFSGFHTVDLDSSVSLAQGAPFYLYLYLSKGGHAIDRTSKVPVLLGATATGESVVSKASPEQSYVLDGSEWKDLYDFYQPDSIAWIHTANLCIKGLTVDVTQTSVMDGYSGMPEDFVLYQNYPNPFNPCTTIRYKIQKRAEVLIKVFDVSGKEIITLVNGVEDPGEKSVQWQGMDSNGNPVTSGVYIYQITAGSHAEAKKMILVR; translated from the coding sequence CAACGTGCATTGCTTACAATAGCTCCTATATTGATTTAAGTTTTGTCCATTATCAAAAAATTTCTGCTGATAGCCTTCCGAACCACTCTGTTGCAATTGTGGGGTGGGATGATTCAAAAAAGACCCAGGCAACTGTACTCGGTGCATGGCTTGTAAAAAACAGCTGGGGTACAGGCTGGGGCATTGAAGGTTATTTCTGGATTTCATATTTTGACAAATGGGCCGGGCATCATCCGGAAATGGGAGCTGTATCATTTTACAATGTTGAACCCATGGAGTATGATAATGTTTATTATCATGATTATCATGGGTGGAGAGATACCTTAACTTACATTTCAGAAGGATTTAATAAATTCTATTTAAAGGGAGATGAAGAACTTAGAGCAGTAAGTTTTTTCACAGCTGCAGATACAGTGAATTATGTTGCAAGGATTTATCTGAAATTTAATGGTACAAGCCTGCAGAATTTAGCTTCAGAGATTTCAGGCACTATTGATTTTTCAGGTTTTCACACTGTAGATCTGGACAGCAGTGTAAGCCTTGCCCAGGGTGCACCGTTCTATCTGTATCTGTATTTGTCAAAGGGAGGACATGCTATTGACAGGACTTCAAAAGTACCGGTTCTTCTCGGAGCAACTGCCACAGGTGAAAGTGTGGTTTCAAAAGCAAGCCCTGAACAGAGCTATGTTCTTGACGGATCAGAGTGGAAAGATTTGTACGATTTTTATCAGCCTGACAGTATTGCTTGGATTCATACTGCAAATCTCTGTATAAAAGGGCTTACTGTGGATGTGACACAGACAAGCGTAATGGACGGTTATTCAGGTATGCCGGAGGATTTTGTTCTGTACCAGAATTATCCTAATCCGTTTAACCCTTGTACTACAATCAGATATAAAATACAGAAAAGAGCTGAAGTTTTAATAAAAGTTTTTGATGTAAGCGGAAAAGAGATTATAACTCTGGTTAATGGTGTAGAGGATCCGGGAGAGAAATCAGTTCAGTGGCAGGGTATGGATAGTAATGGAAATCCTGTAACATCAGGTGTTTATATTTATCAGATTACAGCCGGCTCTCATGCTGAGGCAAAAAAGATGATTCTGGTGCGGTGA